The genomic region ttcttattttaatttcacactTGCTTTAGCAatctttacatacagtatgttcccCATGCCAATACAGTTCCTTTgattaaaattgaattaaaccCCACCATATTAAAAAGCAGAGTGCCGCCGTAACAAAACAGCATGTTTAAGGCACCACCTTCTctgtttaattaaatgttttgctACGTTTTGTCGGGGCTGAACGCAGCCCAGGCTTCAACCAATATACAGATTTCCACGTGATATTGAGACCTCTCAGATGCCTCGGTGAACAGAAAACTTCATGTCATTTGTTAgtgcacatttttattctgtttgtgtaagaAAATAAACTCCTCAATACACTGTACTGACATgataaaccaaaaataaaaaactacaaATAGGCAAATACAGCATATTTTTACTGAAGCTAATAGATGATTCTTTTCTCAACAGCTCCTCAGTTAGTAGCTCATATAGTATAAATGCACACAGACTGCCCTTTAATATGGGGACAGAATTTTTCTTACTTGACACAAAATAGTGAAATAAATTGTGAATCAGGAAGCCACCAATTAGCTGCATGACagcaaaatacaaaaagatCCTCAACATCCTCGGATGAAATAATGTGCTGTAAACCACAAAAGGCACTTCAGAGTAAAACTCCAGGGTCTCTGTGAGGGGGATTTCAACACAAACCATCTGTGACTGACAGGAGGTTTGCTGCCGAGGGTTGGACTACTGTTTATTCACCCTCCCTAAAATCCTCGGTGAATTCAGTCACACATGAGTTCTGCTGATCAAGTCCTGAAAgtaatttgcattttcatgcaCTGCAAGTTTGTATCATCAGTTGTTCTCGCCTGCAGGTTGACAAAAGCTTTGTGTGTAGCACATGGTTATTTTGTTGGCACTGACATAATAAGGATGTCTTTAACTAGTGATGTGAAGGCTATCGTTACAGTGTTTACAGAGCTCCTACAGCTTTAGGCAAGTTTGATTTAAGtcaatttaagatttttttaatggcacTTGGTATGAAATTTAAGGCCATTTTTACAACAACCAAAACTGAGGTGAAAAAGCTAAAGAATCAACATATTTTACAACAacaattttgcccaaatgtttaGTGTAATATAAATCATGATTTTTTTAGACATGTTTAAAATTTAGATGATCAACTATAAATgctaaatagaaaaataaaactttctaGAGTggaacacataaaaaacattgaatcaaggccttatttttagattaataatTCAGTGCCTCTTAAAACTTTCTAAGGATGCGCAGGAACCTTGATCTAACATCACAGGTTGGACCTCTGCATCAAAGCCCAACTGATACATCGGTGTGGTGGTTATTATTGTCTGTCCTAAGTGCTATAACGTAGGcgactggacttgcttgagtttcttgaagacgtttcacctctcagtTCTCAgttcagaactgaagaagcctcttggatgagaggtgaaacgtcttcaagaaactcaagcaagtccagttgcctatgatatagcatttcggattaccatgacctagatgactgagaatcttcaccaacataaTATTGTCGAATTTCAGCTTGTCAGAGACACATCAGCACATATAATGTCAATTTATGCACTCAGTTGGGACTGAAAactaaaagtttaaaaatgaaaactaatCTGGAGATGTGGAGCTTACCAAACCTCTGTAGCCACcactcatctctgcttgagCCTAGCAGCTagaggctacattagctgctactaGAATAACACACTCAAACCTCTGATTAATGTGTGAATgattgagttgcattgtggttAAAATGCATGGAGTAAAAAAGATGATGTTTCGGCTTATGCTGCATCAATTTTGGAAACTGTCCACTGTGAGTCTGACAATGTTAAAGCAGTGCAATGCTGTATCTGTGGAGCACTCTTTAAGTATGTGCATACAATAATGATTCAGTGTAGCTGAACAGTCTGCTCATTCAATGAGAATAAAACAGACTGCGACATAATGACACAGCTTCTGTAGAGATAGCATGTACCCCGCAGTCACAGCTCACTACACTGCACTATGATTGCATGAGCAAATGCAGCTTCTGTCGGATGATTTCAGAGTTCATGGTCCGCAAAAACTCAGTCAGTCCTCCCCTGAGCAGTTCCTCCATGGGAACAAACTGCAGCACCTGTCTGTCACACCCAGACGGCAGATTTTTACCTGagtcctcctttcctctcaACAACTGACCAATGCTGTTATGGACGTCAGTGAGAATGGGGAGTATTCGTGCTGCAGCATCAGGGCAGAAGCCAACACACACCAGCACTGTCCCGACGAAGCCTGAGGGGGGCGGACACCTGAAAGTGACAGAGCGAAAACAAACATGCAGGCAGAGCACAACAGCTGCGGTGAGGCGGGTGAGTGCAGACAACACAGGGAGCAGCAGGGCATCCCCAGAGTTCAGGGTCTGCAgggaaaacacaacacaacctaAGAGCTGCTGCTGGTACAGCGGCTCCCCATCATGCAGCGTCATGCAGCCTCTTTGAGGAACTGAAGGCTCTGCAGAAAACGTTAAGACTAAATCCCCCAGTTGGCTTTCACAGGGACCCCACACTGTGCGGCTGCCAAACACCAAACACTGTCTCTGCTTTTTGTTCCCATCCCCCTCAGCTGTACAAACGCAAAGACTTGCAACATCGGATAAGATGGACGCCACGCAAGCCACATGGCAAGAGTTACAGGGAGGCACATGATTCCAGTCTACTGTTGTGTCCATCAGGGCTTCATTCAGGTGGTTTAACAATCCTCCCTCACAGAATGGAGAGTTTCTGACTGCAGGAAGTGCAGCCCCGATGATAACATACCATGAATCCACATGACACCCAGTCAGGGGTCCTTCGAGCGTGCAGCCTGTCCCACCGGCCTCTGTGCAATGTCTCTGTATCCAGGTGGCATGGCAACCCCTCTCAATGCGCTCCCTCCAGGTCAGGGTCTGCAATTCCCTCCGCTCATTGAATGAGCCTGTTTGCTTCTTCTGTCCCAAAGGTCGGCCCGCTGAGACGTTGCAGCAGGCGGGACTCACCGTGTTACGAGAGATCCATCGACTTCGCTGCAGGAAGctcacctacacacacagagaaacttgTTAAAGTTCAATTCTAGACCTTTGGAAAGCTTTAATTGCTTTGAACGCCACTGCCAAGTTACCAGCACATTATACCTCTATTACCGTGTCAACCAAGCAATTAATATCTGTAATGTACTGACGGAAGGCCACTTAGTTTTTAAATCAGAGGACTTCATCTACTGCAGAGCTGAAAAAGGGAACAGAGGGAAGAGCTCTACATGGGTTTAACACAAACAGAGGTAGCAGCAAAGCATGACTACTTCTGGGGCCAGATGCATTAATGCAAAAGCCATGCAAaagttttatgcatctggcccctgGACTTGTGCTCTGTTGGTGTCATTTTCTTTGGGTCTGAGTTCAGTTGCTGATACATCTGCTCAGATCAGGTACACATTTTTAAACTCTTCTGGCCATTTAGAATAACTTagaattgaactgaatttaaGACTTGAACTTGACcgaaaccaaaaaataaaaagtggatAAAAAGTGTCTTAACTGtccaaaaattaaaagaaaagttgAACATCTACAATTTCATGACAAATgggcaaactccatctgctaATGAAGACTATGTGATTTGAGTGAAAGCTCTAGAACAGCTAACAAATGGACCTTTAGGTGAGATGGTTTTCTCAGCTGCTGTTTaaaaggtcaagaatgaacacTGAAGCTGAGTTACTAGTTCATGGTCTCCACGGACATCCTACCTGGAAGCGTTGCAGGTATTCCTGAGCCATACAGTCCCTGATGTAGTCAAGCCGCTGCCTCTGCTCGGGGCTCATTCCCTCAAACAGCCGCAGGTTTTCTGTGATCGTCTCCACCTGCAGAGTGTGGAAGTACGAGCACACTTCTTCGTGCTGTTTCAGAAACGACTCTGGGATAAGCGAGTTTGGGAAAAGGGCCTCTCGGTCAGTCAGCTGTGGTCCGTAGTTACGAATCAGTTTGGAGAGCAGAGGCCTCACGGCTTCCTTCCCGTCATAGTTCAGACAAACAACGTAAACCTCAGAGTTGCCTGCCTTGCTGGTGGCGGGTTTGAAGACGTTGACAGAGCGGAAACAGCAGTTCAGCAGGTAGAGAAGGCAGACGGAGGAGTGTTCATACAGGGTAAACATCTTCAGCACAAAGGAGCCACCGGGACTCAGGAGCAGCAGTGCAGCTGTGGCCTCGCAGTAATGCAGTGACGCCACCAGCGCTTCCTGCTCGTCTGGCTTCTCTTGACAGTCAAAACTACCATCTGCCGTCACCACATCAACGCTACGCATGTTAGCCACAAATGCCTGCAGCTCCAACAAATGTTTCTGGATCATGATGTTGCCTGTGTTGTCTGAGCCAAAGAACCACCAGGGCAGCGTGTTAGCAATTAACCGATCATCTGCGATCGTCGTGCTGCCACCGTTAGCCTCGTGGTACGGGTTTAGAGTGTTAGCGGCCCAACTCCAGTCAACGTAGCGCGTGGACTCGCTGGTTTTGATGTAGTGGTTCAGAGCGGTTATAAAGGCCCCTGGAGCTTCACACAGGTGGACTGTGTTCAGCTCTCCATTTTGAAGAGCCTCCTCTGGAAGAAGATTAAAGGTTCCCAGGATCTCGAAGAACTTGCACCATGCCTGAGTGCAGATCTCTGCGTTGGCAGCAGAACGTACGGTGGCGATCACCTTCCCGGCTCGATTGGTAGAGTTGGTGTGCTGATGCCAGACTTGAACGTTCTTGTCACTGAGCTGGTTCTTTACATCGTTCAGTGATTCCTTCAGGGCCTGCAGCCGACAGTGCTCCTCCGCAGGGTGTCTGAGAGCGACATTTGGGTCAGGGATGCACCACTCCCCACTGGAAGGTTTCACATAGGTTCTAATTTTACCAAAAAGACCTTGAATCTCAGCCAGCGTTTCGGCATCAAACGCCACCATGTTGTTGAAATGCTGCAGCTTGCGGACTTTCCTCCTGGTCCCATTGCCTGAGCTCATCCTCCACACCTGTTGTAGTGGGATTACAAGAAGAGTTAGAAATGCTCTGAATACAAACTACATCATCCACTTTGTGCCTTGATGTAATCCACCAGAAGGCACAAGGCACCGGTAGAGTCAATCTTAAGAAcagcaaacacaacatttcacagtGAATTATACCGAGGCCTGGCTCTGCAACCCTTCATTTTTCTCTACATGCATGAGTGGTGTTGAATTACTAATGTCGACTCATTATGATGTGGCGCCCTCAGGCATCAGGGCAGACTGTAAATACTGGTGATTACCTCACCAGGCCAGAGCTTCACCCAACCAGAATAACAGGAGATTTTCTACTTCACTACCACAACACACAGTCTCCTCTAGAAAGACACGAAACCAACAAAATTTACATTGCACTGGCAAACACTGGCATGTCAACATCATCAACATTTTCATATGACAAAAACATGATGGTCCAAGTTTATGAGTTTGTTATTGTACTGTAAAAACCACATAACTTCAAATCGTCAAATTTTCATGAGCAAAGGGAACAGCCGCTTTCAGCTTTGTGATAGTGTATAGTCCTCAGATAACCCAGTGAGGTTTTAAATTTCCAGTGTGTAAGACTTAGGGGgaaatattggcagaaatggaatgttATATAATAGGTATGTTTTATTCTGTGTACAATCACCTTAAAAATAAGGATTGTTGTGTTTTCCCTACCATAGAATGAggcgtttatatctacatagggagcgtgTCCTCATTTATGAAGATCACCATtttcactgccatgtttctacaggagcccagaatagacaaaccaTACTTGGCTCTGGGTAGGGCAATTCACATTTTTGCCTCAGCCACCATAGCAACGAGCAGTGTCGGTAAAGCACTGacttgtaacgtgaaactgcttttctttagtgtttttactggtttaaaaaaacctccttaacaataaacaccaggagaagtttcagctggttgcagtctgcagtccttaccactagatgccactaaatccccctaaatctcacacactgaacctttaaatgataatattattactatcaaATATAAATCTACATACACTGTATCTACTGTCATATCCACCTACCTCATATAGCAACCTGTTACATTAATCATTTCATATTTATTCTTGCACCCTTTGCACTCTGCACCACTGCACTATTGTCTTATTGTTTACTTATTTCATAGTACATAGTCACTGTACATAGTAattaaatgttaagtttcacttttgttcgactttgttgtccttgttttagCTGTATGTCTATTTTTGGTATAAGTACAAGGACTGGGGGGAAAAATCAATACACTGTAGTACTGTGATATTTTGCATGATACTAGtacaggggtctgcaacctttgccattaaaagagccatttttgaccaaaaataatttgaaaaaatctgcgtggagccgcaaaacatgtttgagccttataatcaaggtaaatagcctattcagtctaaattagcgtatacttatggtctaaataagcatttgttaatatgttttaccacaaggtggacactgtgcagggcactattaataattatctggtacttaaattttgcagagctgacagtgagagcaaacaaatttgtccacgcactactacattctctattttattcaatttacttttttggatttggcatccatagctaaccagccactgctatcgaggttcagcaacatttggattcatagaatgaatttccatagacttattttctcaaaggctcaaggagccactggacaggggctaaagagccacatgtggctccggagccacaggttgcctacccctgtaCTAGTGTATCTATACACCAccgccaagtattgattttttttttattataaaaatattgaaaatacaaattaatcTTTTGGTAGCCTACTGAAATAACTAAATACTacttttcagtccactagatacattttgcagcaataaaaaaatgacCAAAGTAAGATGAACAGACCAGAACTATCTTTTATTgattattagataaaacaggtgttgacaaagttttcctctggAGACGTAATTTGCAGTTTAAAAAGTtaatatatcacaatatgtGTTTTAGCAATACTATCTATactgcaaaacattttaaatcgCAATAATGTTGTATTATGACTGacgtattgtgataatatcgtacCATGGGGCCTCTGGTAATTCCCACCTCTATTAAGTATCTTGAGAGTAACAGGAAAAGCGGAgtcatgtgtacacacacaaagtagATTCTGAATTGTTTAAGACTTTAAAACCAGAAGAATTGTATTAACCCATAAAGAAATATTTAAGTCCTTCTGTTTATTGGGAGGAATCTGGAGGAACGTGGTTTCACATGACAGCCCCGCTGTGATTGTTTGTCACAGTGGGGCTCAAACAAGAGGATTGGCTTTAAAAACTACATTCAGGACAATCTGTGAAGGTAAGACCTGTTACTGAACCATTACAGTGtcttaaaaaaacagtttttaactATTCATGTAGTTATTGAGCAATGTCTAACTCATGacataaaaatgatttacagtCAGAATCAAATTAACCCCAGAGCTAATCCTCTGCTCATGCGGACATGATTTAGATGACAACACTGGGCAGGGGAACGCATTTCTGGGTCATTTCTTGATTAGTCTGCGGTGACTCAGTGATGAATGGCAATATATTGTATATAGCTAATGACAGCACATTCGTCAACTATTCCTCATCAATCATATGGTTGAGCTCCGCTTGCGTGTATGAAAGTCATCTCCTCTATGTTGTGTTCGTTCAGCTGCTGCTCACATTAACTAGCAAGAAAAACAGCCTGATGTTACGATTTTATCCAAACAAGAGATTTAAGAAGGTGATAAAGAGACTTGAGATAAAGTTACACTTTGAGTGCTTATTAATTAGGTCTGAATTTATTATCTCAGATGCACTGTAAGACTATAAAGAACCTTTTGAGGCCtcagctgtaataaatacaAGCTTAAAGAGATAATTCGGATACTTTGAAGTGGGGATGTATGagatacttatccatagtcagtgtattacctacagtagatgacgttcggcacgcccccagtttggaaaagcagacaggaaagcaatgtactgctgtggaggggtcaaaatgtattttagccacctaaaagaaGTCCCATCTAAAAATCCATATCAGTTATGCGCATTTACCATGCCGTCAAACAGCGATTTTTGATGGGGAAATTAAGCCGTTccatcgctctcttcaaagccagaccccaatgacaaaaacagtgatttacattgctgaacacaggagctgctggtctacctctgccttgatcagttagtttgtttgcagTATTGTGTGACACTGATTATTTAAAGGGTTATCTTGgatttaccaaagtcacacgacaacacaaacaaactaactaatcAAAGTTACTGTTTTTGTGATTGAAGTCTGGAGGCTGtgatgagagcatagatggggaactgaagctgttaccAGCTTCCCCATCGTACACAGATATCTGACAGTAAGgttaagcagtgaaaatattataaatatagcatacacttaaactaacattgatttgttttttgttgctgacacctccacagcagtgcattgcttagcttccatggcattactcctgcctgcttctccaaactgggagcgtgTCGACTGACATCTTTTGAatacctcacacaaccccactttaaaaatccaaactatcacTTTAAAGTAAAAGACATATTGACAAATAAACAAGCTTGCCAGCTGTTGTTAAATTAGTATAAAAATTTGTACCAAAACAATTACTTGATCAAAAATTTAAATGATCAGTTTACGATTTTAAGTAATTTGCTATGTACTTATCAAGTGTTATCCTCATAGCAGGCAGTATCAAAAATAATCAACATATGAACCACAAATAAAGTTTAAGTGTTCATCCCACTCAGTCACAAGATATTTTCCCATTTCAGCTGAACATATTACTGTTATTTTCCAAAAAATACTATCAgtattaatagtaataattcacacagacatgagatcTGTGAATCTCCATGTGACAATTTTATCTCAATCTGGAATCACAATAAATAACAGTGAATTATCACCCACACAGTTATTGCCTTCTCTGACTGATAGTTGTAGCTATTTCTCATATTAGGACATTAAGTTTTGCCAACAATGTGATgcttaaaatgaatgaattcgCCACAGTAGAAACTGGACTGCGTCATATTTCATATAAAGCATGATAATAATCTACTTCCTGCACAGTCTGTGTCACAAACTTTCACTGCACACTAAACCTGAATTCATGATAAGAGGTATTAAAGGCAAACAGTCTCAGTGTTACTGCATGTTTCGGGCTGTCAGGACAGTGAAGAGACTTCTGTATGATtgataaatgttttgttaacaGAGTGGTTTGTCCTGAGTGAAGCTAAATGGGACGCTTCCTACAGGCGCGGAGCTTCTGGGCCGAGTTTTGTCTCCTAAAACCCGCAGTGAGTGAATTTTCTGACCCGCTGTCTGTCTGAAGTCTTTCAGAGATTCACCTCTACAGTCTGAGGGGCTGACTGTCGGTAACAGAGTGTCAGACTGcctgaaaacactgaacacaaaCTCACCAGACTGAAGCTGCTGCCTGCGAACGGAAACACGCTTTCACGTGACTCAGACACAGCACTGCGCATGCGCATGGACAAGAGGGTGGGGCCTCTTTTAAAGGAGTAtgtacctttttattttttaaaaagataagaaaaaaataatagtagATATGTATGTACTTATTAATTATCATTAcctaaataatataaaacaattacacttgaagatttattttatacttttcatttatcattttacatttatattataattattggcagagatggaagTAGAGAAGTAGAGATAGCGTAGGAAAAATAGCCTActctattacaagtaaaagtcatgcatacaaaattgtactcaagtaaaagaACAAAGGTATCAGCATCAAAATGTGCCAGAAGTAATATGCAGAAAGTACCATTTCACAAGAATATACCGTGCACTATATTAtttgattataattattgatggtATAATGCACTGGATCCCAGCATGGGGGTGCCGACCCCTACTAGGGGTTGCCGAAGCTTCAGGGTGCAGCGTGGTCACGAGGCCTTTCTGGTGAAGATCCAAACACAAGCTATATTCATAGAGCCCGCACTCGCTATAAACGGCAGCCCTGATCTCTGATGAAAAATTCACAGGAGGTTCATCCAAATTGCTTTTAGctaaacttcctgcagttattgcgctcaatattgattttaattttacagtttgtttaaaGTTTACAGATATTGCTATTGCAAATCGTGGGTCTCACACTTCCTTCAACAATGCTAATTTAATAGCCTTAAAaccaatctcagaacccatcgacTATCATGACGACGATAAGCCTCTGAGAGCAAAGACCAATATTTCAGGAGATCCTGTGTAGCAAACAGATATCTgcgccaagacttcctcttctgtgctacagtcattttggctaatctttataaaaacatatttgcatATGAACGCAGATACAGTTTTAAAAAGCTAGTATAAAATTGAGTCATTGTCAGACGAGAGCCAGCCTATCCACAGACTGCATTTTGGCCAATGCATTCTGCCTCTTTTGatctccacacagactgtttacttgCCGCTCAAACGTGCTTGGTCAATACTGCTACGGACAGCAAAACGGAGTACAAATGGAAGCAAGAATGCTTTTGACACCAGAAACTTTACAGAGAGAGAACATGTGCATCTCAAAACTGTACTCACAGGAGAGTATATGACATGCAGAGTATATGAATGATTCTGAGCTGGGATTTTCTGCCCATGGCTGTCAACATGAAGGTAGCTGAGaaggcagctagcagctaatgatgctaacagtgcaaacagtgctaacagcgtGAACATTGCCACCAATGGCAACAGTGTTGACGGGGTTAATGGTATTTACGTAGGagggaactggagggtgggcactaAACTTTCATGACAATGTCATGGCCATTAACAGCAGCAACCATCAAGCCCAGTACAGAGCGGAGGCGATTAGCtcgccagtgggatacacacacagggactcacgtGCACTAACATGGACACGCAGCCAGTatgtctaccacaacaaagaacagagaagctcggaatacaacacacacacagaggtaatgTGACTCcattctctgctcaggttgCCATTACTtgactatatctttacatagcaaacagtTATTTGCCTCAATACAGTACTCGAGTATGTACTTGGTTACTCTCCACCACTGATCCTAGGCATTGTTATTAATTTTCTTTATATATGTACAACAGCATTTGCATTGTCAGAGACAGAGGATTGAGTTTGGATATgctctgtataaaaataattgcatgaaaaaagttatatgttttttaaaggacCTGGATGTAGACACACTGCTGGACTACAATCTTGTTTGCAGCCAGCTTCTCTTGGATGTGTGGAAAGATAAAGATTTATGGCCAGAGTATAAGTGGATCTgtgaattagatttttaaaaaaatcttgcaAACACATACtgagaaaacacaaactgtaTGTATGAAAATGTATGCAAGAAAGTGAATTAAAGGAGCTGCTGGGGTCTGAGAATTTGAACTATTACAGGAAACTGTAATATATGCTGTCAACAACATTGCTAATTAATTCAATCATCATTTTAAATCTAAGATcagatacaaataaaataaatctttcAGACATCACGTAGCCTGAAGCAACAATTACAGAACAATAAACCCAATTTATTAGCTTGTTATCTTGTAAGGTCTAAAACAATATGCTGTTCCTTTCTTCAGTGCTTTAGTTCATTACTGTTTTGACCTTTTGTTGATGCATTAACATAGATTATAACTGTAAACTTTATTATAGCAAAATAACTAAATACAAAGGCCCGTGTTGCAGTTTAACTTTCTCTTTATGTTTGTATTCAGAGGAATTTGAGTCTCTGGCTGTTGAATAAACTCTATGATCCTCTATTTTATTGGatttgcttgtgtgtgcatCTTTCCAGCCAGATTATCCACAGTGAACTGATCTGTGTCATCATGTTATATAATTATTAGAGCTCTCCGCAGTATGAGCTGATGAAAACTGTTTTAATGCCATGTTTGAACGGGCTTTACAAACTGTTTGTATCCCTGCATTAATTTTTCTCCCCGTCCAACATACGTCACACAGATCACATATGCTGCTCATGAAAAGGTAATTCAGGCTTAAATAAGAAATATGTGACTGAGTGAAAACAGGACACTCACAGAGGGAGTCTCATACATAAATAATGCACCTTTGGGATATCCAGGTGCAATTAGGATTTCCAAAAATGGGGGGTATAAACATTTTGTCGTCAGATTTACTGCTATAACAGTGACACCTCTTGTAATATTTATGTGTGCATTGTTTCTATTTATATCTTAATGCTCCCACAGTCCACGCAAGTGTGGATGGACAAATGCACTCGATTCAGTCAAGTGTTTGAAGAGGTTCTGGGAGAGGAAATAAATAACTAATTATGGATATTCTGATAAGAGCTCTGGAGATTAAAAGTCTAAAAACAAAGATGATGTGAAGGTTAATCCTGCAGTACTGTGTTgtgaagacaaacaaaacaataaaaagttttgtttgcataCTAACTGCTGGATTAAAAGACTCTGTTTACATCTCTGCAGCTCAATTAACCAGGGCTAACCTTAACATTGTTTGGTAAATTGGTTTATTAGAAAATTGCTTCAAAGGTGTTTAAAGGGAATTTTATTTAgtcatgtaaaaaataataataaacagggG from Epinephelus moara isolate mb chromosome 1, YSFRI_EMoa_1.0, whole genome shotgun sequence harbors:
- the cmtr2 gene encoding cap-specific mRNA (nucleoside-2'-O-)-methyltransferase 2, with product MSSGNGTRRKVRKLQHFNNMVAFDAETLAEIQGLFGKIRTYVKPSSGEWCIPDPNVALRHPAEEHCRLQALKESLNDVKNQLSDKNVQVWHQHTNSTNRAGKVIATVRSAANAEICTQAWCKFFEILGTFNLLPEEALQNGELNTVHLCEAPGAFITALNHYIKTSESTRYVDWSWAANTLNPYHEANGGSTTIADDRLIANTLPWWFFGSDNTGNIMIQKHLLELQAFVANMRSVDVVTADGSFDCQEKPDEQEALVASLHYCEATAALLLLSPGGSFVLKMFTLYEHSSVCLLYLLNCCFRSVNVFKPATSKAGNSEVYVVCLNYDGKEAVRPLLSKLIRNYGPQLTDREALFPNSLIPESFLKQHEEVCSYFHTLQVETITENLRLFEGMSPEQRQRLDYIRDCMAQEYLQRFQVSFLQRSRWISRNTVSPACCNVSAGRPLGQKKQTGSFNERRELQTLTWRERIERGCHATWIQRHCTEAGGTGCTLEGPLTGCHVDSWYVIIGAALPAVRNSPFCEGGLLNHLNEALMDTTVDWNHVPPCNSCHVACVASILSDVASLCVCTAEGDGNKKQRQCLVFGSRTVWGPCESQLGDLVLTFSAEPSVPQRGCMTLHDGEPLYQQQLLGCVVFSLQTLNSGDALLLPVLSALTRLTAAVVLCLHVCFRSVTFRCPPPSGFVGTVLVCVGFCPDAAARILPILTDVHNSIGQLLRGKEDSGKNLPSGCDRQVLQFVPMEELLRGGLTEFLRTMNSEIIRQKLHLLMQS